One window of Alkaliphilus metalliredigens QYMF genomic DNA carries:
- a CDS encoding MgtC/SapB family protein has product MVATGELILRLLLATVLGGIIGFEREMNNRPAGLRTHILVTLGSCLIMLISLYGFQGHGVNGAGGEPARLAAQVVSGIGFLGAGTILREGTNVRGLTTAASIWISGGIGLAVGVGFYLISIIATLLALFSLLGLGVLEKHMVRLKRYSKVKVHGTGRPGFIGEIGMVFGKFHVNIKNIVVENADGSDDEEYEDNIDITFFLRIPSKLNRIQLYNELKEIEGIENVVWDDVLVVHGGKVHKGI; this is encoded by the coding sequence ATGGTTGCTACAGGTGAATTAATATTAAGATTATTATTGGCTACCGTATTGGGAGGCATAATTGGGTTCGAGAGAGAAATGAATAATCGTCCCGCTGGATTGAGAACCCATATTTTAGTTACACTAGGATCATGTCTAATTATGCTTATCTCTCTCTATGGATTTCAAGGTCACGGTGTAAACGGAGCAGGTGGAGAGCCGGCACGATTAGCAGCCCAAGTAGTGAGTGGAATCGGGTTTTTAGGAGCCGGTACAATTTTAAGAGAAGGAACAAATGTAAGAGGATTAACCACAGCAGCAAGCATTTGGATTAGTGGTGGAATCGGATTAGCAGTAGGTGTAGGCTTTTATTTAATTTCCATTATTGCGACGTTATTAGCGCTATTTTCATTACTTGGCCTAGGGGTTTTAGAGAAGCATATGGTGAGATTAAAACGATATTCTAAGGTGAAGGTTCACGGAACAGGAAGACCAGGGTTTATTGGGGAAATTGGTATGGTATTTGGTAAATTTCATGTTAATATTAAAAATATAGTTGTTGAGAATGCTGATGGAAGTGATGACGAGGAATATGAAGATAATATTGATATTACTTTTTTTCTTAGAATACCCAGTAAATTAAATCGAATTCAATTATACAATGAGCTTAAAGAAATAGAAGGTATAGAAAACGTTGTGTGGGATGATGTCTTGGTTGTGCACGGAGGCAAAGTTCATAAAGGAATTTAA
- a CDS encoding FAD:protein FMN transferase produces the protein MNTLKRKGKLILLLITLSILLMACGSEEPELVQNGQLALGTYSQISVYAPTTSKGEKAIEAAFTQVTTIENTLSTSIENSDVSQINLNAGTAPVQVDEMTLDVIHAGLDYYSITKGTFNIGLGSLIELWGIGQDWQKVPTDEEIQEAKQHIDLSNIEISEKEVFITDPHMLMDLGGIAKGYAVDEAVGILRSNGIESGFVNFGGDVYALGNKSDGTPWRIGIQNPEIGESGVIARMGLTDKAIVTSGDYERYFVENDVRYHHIIDPETGYPSTNEISSVTIISDKSMDADVLSTAIFILGLEKGLDLIESLEEIQGVIVTKDRSVYISSGIKNEVEMLDSNFSIVN, from the coding sequence ATGAATACATTGAAGCGTAAAGGAAAACTTATCTTGTTACTCATTACTTTATCTATCCTTTTAATGGCCTGTGGTTCAGAAGAGCCTGAGTTAGTACAAAATGGCCAGTTAGCATTGGGAACTTACAGTCAGATTAGCGTTTATGCACCTACCACAAGCAAAGGCGAAAAAGCAATTGAAGCGGCATTTACTCAGGTGACGACAATTGAAAATACCCTAAGTACATCTATTGAAAATAGCGATGTATCGCAAATAAATCTAAATGCTGGCACTGCACCTGTCCAGGTAGATGAGATGACCTTAGATGTCATTCATGCAGGACTTGATTACTACAGTATCACAAAAGGTACTTTTAACATCGGTTTAGGTTCCTTAATTGAACTTTGGGGAATCGGGCAGGATTGGCAAAAAGTCCCTACGGATGAGGAGATCCAAGAAGCTAAACAGCATATTGATCTCTCCAATATTGAAATATCTGAAAAAGAAGTTTTTATTACGGATCCCCATATGCTAATGGATTTAGGTGGCATTGCTAAGGGCTATGCTGTAGATGAAGCCGTTGGCATTCTAAGAAGTAATGGCATTGAAAGTGGCTTTGTCAACTTTGGCGGCGACGTATATGCTTTGGGTAATAAATCAGACGGCACACCTTGGCGAATTGGAATTCAAAACCCCGAAATCGGAGAAAGTGGTGTCATCGCTCGAATGGGGTTAACAGATAAAGCGATTGTAACCTCCGGAGATTATGAGCGGTATTTTGTTGAAAATGATGTACGCTACCATCATATCATTGATCCCGAAACCGGCTATCCATCTACTAATGAAATAAGCAGCGTCACAATTATTTCAGATAAAAGTATGGATGCCGATGTCCTGTCTACAGCAATCTTTATTTTAGGCTTAGAAAAGGGATTAGATTTAATTGAATCCCTGGAAGAGATCCAAGGTGTCATTGTGACAAAGGATCGTAGCGTCTATATTTCTTCAGGCATTAAAAATGAAGTAGAAATGCTGGATTCAAATTTTAGCATCGTTAATTAA
- a CDS encoding amino acid ABC transporter ATP-binding protein, producing MLTIEKLYKQFGDLKVLKGIDLKISSGEVIAILGPSGSGKSTLLRCINFLERAEEGSIEIDQLKINVAKASKNDINQARQLTTMVFQNYNLFKNKTALENITEALISVKGMDKKKAKIKGEALLNKVGLPDKATTYPIQLSGGQQQRIGIARAMALSPKIILFDEPTSALDPELVGEVLKVISDLANEGLTMAIVTHEMDFARRVADRVIFMDDGVIIEEGTPEAIFTAPQHPRTRKFLDQILNPI from the coding sequence ATGCTAACAATTGAAAAACTTTATAAACAGTTTGGTGATCTAAAAGTGCTCAAGGGTATTGATTTAAAAATAAGTTCAGGTGAAGTAATCGCCATATTAGGTCCTTCTGGATCTGGAAAATCAACGCTACTCAGGTGCATTAACTTTCTAGAGAGGGCTGAGGAAGGATCTATTGAGATCGATCAATTAAAAATCAATGTGGCAAAGGCATCAAAAAATGATATTAATCAGGCACGTCAATTAACGACCATGGTCTTCCAAAATTACAATCTTTTTAAGAACAAAACAGCATTAGAAAATATCACCGAAGCATTGATCTCTGTAAAGGGTATGGATAAAAAAAAGGCTAAAATTAAAGGTGAAGCACTATTAAACAAGGTGGGTTTACCTGATAAAGCAACTACCTACCCCATCCAACTGTCAGGAGGCCAACAGCAACGGATCGGTATTGCCAGAGCCATGGCTCTGTCCCCTAAAATCATTTTATTTGATGAACCCACCTCTGCCCTGGATCCAGAGCTAGTAGGGGAAGTGCTGAAGGTAATCAGTGATTTAGCCAATGAAGGATTGACAATGGCCATTGTTACCCATGAGATGGATTTTGCCCGGCGAGTGGCAGACCGTGTTATTTTTATGGATGATGGTGTGATTATTGAAGAAGGAACACCTGAAGCCATATTCACAGCTCCTCAGCATCCCCGTACACGCAAGTTTCTTGACCAAATCCTCAATCCAATTTAG
- a CDS encoding FMN-binding protein produces MTFSKRALIVGVVAVSLLTLTACGSGAATPSESDATGMYTDGTYLGTGAGYGGDIEVEIVVTDGAIAKLNVVDHSETGGISDPAFEGIEEQLIEKQDINEVEVVTGATKTSDGLIEAISAALTDAK; encoded by the coding sequence ATGACATTTTCTAAAAGAGCATTAATCGTAGGAGTAGTAGCAGTAAGCTTATTAACATTAACAGCTTGTGGATCTGGAGCGGCTACGCCGAGTGAATCTGATGCTACAGGTATGTATACAGATGGGACGTACCTAGGTACAGGAGCAGGATACGGTGGAGATATTGAAGTTGAAATCGTTGTAACTGATGGTGCAATTGCTAAATTAAATGTAGTTGATCATTCAGAGACTGGTGGCATTTCTGACCCAGCTTTTGAAGGTATTGAAGAACAACTAATAGAAAAACAAGATATTAATGAAGTTGAAGTTGTTACAGGTGCAACAAAAACAAGTGATGGACTAATTGAAGCAATCAGTGCAGCTTTAACTGATGCCAAGTAA
- a CDS encoding GNAT family N-acetyltransferase, with product MLKVRLAEQNDYHYFVSDYLSRYGQDQELAHKYATACIDINRSLMLYLDEEIIGAMTWSIREKVSLGLVEIIQMTIPKPENRGKGYGNLLVQHGLKDMESYFSHKNYELRRVFIGIHGEHLAARNVYKNNGFRVLAEFENHRRDKLSEFIYARDFFN from the coding sequence TTGTTAAAAGTAAGGCTAGCAGAGCAAAATGATTATCATTATTTCGTATCAGACTATCTTTCACGATATGGTCAGGATCAGGAATTGGCCCACAAATACGCCACTGCCTGTATTGATATCAATAGAAGCTTAATGCTTTATTTAGATGAAGAGATTATTGGCGCCATGACTTGGTCTATCAGGGAAAAAGTTTCTTTGGGTTTAGTGGAAATTATTCAAATGACAATACCCAAACCCGAAAACCGAGGCAAGGGTTACGGTAATTTACTTGTTCAACATGGACTTAAGGACATGGAATCTTATTTCAGCCATAAGAATTATGAATTAAGACGTGTTTTTATCGGAATTCATGGTGAACATCTAGCAGCACGTAATGTATACAAAAACAATGGTTTCCGGGTTCTTGCTGAATTCGAAAACCATAGAAGAGATAAACTTAGCGAGTTTATTTATGCCAGAGATTTCTTTAACTAA
- a CDS encoding amino acid ABC transporter substrate-binding protein, which yields MKKRIVLFALLSLIVGVLAACQSTEVESTDNDPSPEVSLDTIKVGTSGGYHPYTFMNDDDTLDGFEIDTWNEIGERANLEIQFETSAFSGLFGMLDSNRINTIANQITMTAEREEKYLFTEPYVFSGAQILVKGDNDSITSLEDLKGKRVGVSLGSNYEQLLREFDTENEIDIVTYEDFSGSVQEVALGRLDAMINDRLASMINIESSGLDLKLGGDPVHPLQNAFPFVDNEENAVLVERINNAIVSMHEDGTFSEISNKWFEIDITSK from the coding sequence TTGAAGAAAAGAATTGTGCTATTTGCTTTACTAAGTTTGATCGTTGGGGTGTTAGCAGCTTGCCAGAGTACAGAAGTTGAATCCACAGATAATGATCCGTCACCAGAGGTTTCTCTTGATACAATAAAAGTAGGTACTTCTGGTGGATATCATCCCTATACATTTATGAATGATGACGATACACTTGATGGATTTGAAATTGATACATGGAATGAAATAGGAGAACGAGCTAACTTAGAAATTCAATTTGAAACATCAGCTTTCAGTGGTTTATTCGGCATGTTAGATTCCAATCGTATTAATACAATTGCCAATCAAATTACCATGACTGCTGAAAGAGAAGAGAAATACTTATTTACAGAGCCCTATGTATTCTCAGGAGCTCAAATCCTCGTTAAAGGAGATAATGATTCCATTACCAGCTTAGAGGACCTAAAAGGAAAAAGAGTAGGCGTCAGCTTGGGCTCAAATTATGAGCAATTACTAAGAGAATTTGATACAGAAAATGAAATTGATATTGTGACATACGAAGATTTTTCAGGGTCAGTACAAGAGGTTGCATTAGGCCGTCTTGATGCAATGATTAATGATCGTCTAGCATCTATGATTAATATTGAAAGTTCCGGTCTAGATTTAAAACTAGGGGGAGATCCCGTTCACCCTCTCCAAAACGCCTTTCCTTTTGTTGATAATGAAGAAAATGCTGTATTAGTTGAACGTATCAACAATGCAATTGTTTCTATGCATGAAGATGGGACTTTCAGTGAAATTTCAAACAAATGGTTTGAAATAGATATTACGTCTAAGTAA
- a CDS encoding amino acid ABC transporter permease has protein sequence MTQINFQYDAMIRAFEVVSKSILVTVNMLVVSLVFGFMIGLTVAFIRIYKVRGLYPLTSIYLSAIRGVPLLIQIFIFYFGVPQIFPQTIHFLTPFMSACIAFSINSGAYMSETIRAAILSIDKGQKEAALSVGMTEFKAMKNIVLPQAAVVAIPSLGNTIINLLKETSLAFTIGIADLLGRAKMLSASNYRYLETFVATGLIYWGITILITYVLNKLEKRFSKIYST, from the coding sequence ATGACACAGATTAATTTCCAATATGATGCAATGATTCGTGCCTTTGAAGTGGTTTCTAAAAGTATCCTTGTGACAGTCAATATGCTGGTCGTTTCACTGGTATTTGGTTTTATGATTGGTTTAACTGTCGCCTTTATTAGGATCTATAAAGTAAGGGGATTGTATCCCCTTACTTCTATTTATCTATCTGCCATTCGAGGTGTTCCTTTATTAATCCAAATATTTATTTTCTATTTTGGCGTTCCACAAATATTTCCTCAAACAATCCATTTCCTAACTCCTTTTATGTCAGCCTGTATTGCCTTTAGTATTAATTCAGGTGCCTATATGTCCGAAACCATTCGCGCCGCTATTTTATCCATCGATAAAGGGCAAAAAGAAGCTGCGCTCTCAGTTGGTATGACTGAATTCAAAGCGATGAAAAACATCGTTTTACCCCAAGCTGCGGTTGTGGCAATTCCCTCCTTAGGGAATACCATTATTAACCTTTTAAAGGAAACTTCCTTGGCCTTTACCATCGGTATAGCCGACTTACTGGGTAGAGCAAAAATGCTTTCTGCTTCAAATTATCGCTATCTGGAAACATTTGTTGCAACAGGATTGATCTATTGGGGCATCACCATTTTGATTACCTATGTCCTCAATAAACTAGAAAAGCGATTTAGTAAAATTTATTCGACATAA
- the uppS gene encoding polyprenyl diphosphate synthase produces MNRIPSHIGVIPDGNRRWAAGQGLAKEAGYEKGLNPGLELYGLCKELGVKELTFYGFTQDNTKRPSIQREAFQKSCVDAVEMLSKEDAELLVIGNDSSNLFPKQLIPYRKRTKFGEGRLKVNFLVNYGWQWDLSHGLSQEVKKNSSSNENIMTNIASADISRVDLIIRWGGRRRLSGFLPVQSIYSDLYVVDAYWPDFKPQHLYDALEWYNQQDVTLGG; encoded by the coding sequence ATGAACAGAATTCCAAGCCATATAGGGGTAATCCCTGATGGAAATAGAAGATGGGCAGCGGGACAGGGCTTAGCTAAGGAAGCAGGATATGAAAAGGGTTTGAATCCAGGGCTTGAGCTCTATGGTCTTTGCAAAGAATTAGGTGTAAAAGAATTAACCTTTTATGGATTTACACAGGACAATACAAAAAGACCTTCTATTCAACGAGAGGCATTTCAAAAAAGCTGCGTAGATGCAGTAGAGATGCTGTCAAAGGAAGATGCAGAACTATTGGTTATTGGTAACGATAGCTCAAATCTATTTCCTAAACAGCTCATACCCTATAGAAAGCGAACTAAGTTTGGAGAGGGGCGTCTTAAGGTCAATTTTCTAGTAAATTATGGCTGGCAGTGGGATCTGAGCCATGGATTAAGTCAAGAAGTGAAAAAAAATTCAAGCTCTAATGAAAATATCATGACAAACATTGCTTCTGCAGATATTTCACGGGTAGATTTAATTATACGTTGGGGGGGGAGAAGGAGACTCAGTGGTTTTTTGCCTGTTCAATCCATTTACTCGGATTTGTATGTAGTGGATGCGTATTGGCCAGATTTTAAGCCACAGCATTTATATGATGCTTTGGAATGGTATAACCAACAAGATGTTACCTTGGGTGGTTAA
- a CDS encoding L,D-transpeptidase family protein: MRIASRYLRLVEPYMEGPDVMHIQERLVEIGFYDGEIDGIYDEGLFEAVRTYQTEYGITPDGIVGPDTWNSIGLSPDVMVDLPTEGYAIDIDLEQRILTLKQYTEILQSYPVAVGKPQTPTPPGDWRIIQKTLNPGGPFGTRWMRINIPWGGYGIHGTDAPESIGTAASNGCIRMFNEDVEVLYDIVPLGTPVRITGEIFSGRILTIGVEPRADILDVKNILATLGYYEGEIDMIYDEETMEAVRNFQRDFNIIADGVVGVDTYNKLQLAIEQFEDNREP; this comes from the coding sequence ATGAGAATAGCCAGTAGGTATTTAAGACTTGTAGAGCCTTATATGGAAGGGCCCGATGTAATGCACATTCAAGAACGATTGGTTGAAATCGGTTTTTATGATGGCGAGATTGATGGTATATATGATGAAGGGCTCTTTGAAGCAGTTAGAACATATCAAACTGAGTATGGTATTACACCAGATGGAATTGTAGGTCCGGACACATGGAACTCAATAGGCTTAAGCCCTGATGTGATGGTTGATCTTCCAACAGAAGGATATGCAATTGATATTGACTTAGAGCAAAGGATTTTAACATTAAAGCAATATACAGAAATTTTACAATCTTATCCAGTGGCAGTTGGGAAGCCACAAACCCCTACACCACCTGGAGATTGGCGAATTATACAAAAAACACTCAATCCAGGGGGGCCCTTCGGTACAAGGTGGATGAGAATTAATATACCCTGGGGAGGCTATGGTATTCATGGTACAGATGCACCAGAATCCATAGGAACTGCAGCTAGTAATGGTTGTATCAGGATGTTCAATGAAGACGTTGAAGTTTTGTACGATATTGTACCCTTGGGTACACCAGTTAGAATTACGGGAGAAATTTTTTCTGGAAGGATACTCACTATAGGAGTAGAGCCTCGAGCAGACATATTAGATGTGAAAAATATTTTAGCAACCCTAGGCTACTATGAGGGTGAAATTGATATGATCTATGACGAGGAAACAATGGAAGCTGTACGTAATTTTCAAAGAGATTTTAACATTATTGCAGATGGCGTTGTAGGAGTTGACACATATAATAAACTACAGTTAGCCATAGAACAATTTGAAGATAACCGAGAGCCATAA
- a CDS encoding mercuric transporter MerT family protein translates to MKEKLLSAGGVLSSIFSMVCUVGPLILLSLGIGGTGFAYLARVAPYRPVFVILAVVSLGYAHYRMEKYPMKRSMVAFIWTATIVAVLMNLSPVILNMYYILSS, encoded by the coding sequence ATGAAGGAGAAATTATTAAGTGCTGGAGGCGTGCTGAGTTCAATTTTTTCCATGGTATGCTGAGTGGGTCCTCTGATTTTATTGTCCCTAGGTATAGGTGGCACTGGATTTGCGTACTTGGCTAGAGTAGCACCTTATCGTCCTGTTTTTGTCATATTAGCAGTGGTCTCTTTAGGCTATGCACATTATCGCATGGAAAAATATCCTATGAAAAGAAGTATGGTTGCTTTTATCTGGACAGCTACCATTGTGGCAGTACTGATGAATCTGTCTCCTGTGATTTTAAATATGTACTACATTTTGTCTAGCTAA
- a CDS encoding IS1634 family transposase — translation MYISKSKRPSGKYFISIAKGIRDPETKKSKKIQIKGFGTHDLDSKSGKKALVQAEAELKEIIRLDEASRGFENFEDFIVSMSKDKLSLKHKNIGYLPYLEIFNQLKLQSFFSKMVKDSKLDYSFSDMMFYQVLGRLFNPSSKLEVATRKDDFLYDFNFVNNDNIYSSLDVFSGFNKHKSKALQDGIQVINDMEILLDTVDSEAKKILETNINNTSHELEELITSYDSNFEMNENKLFKHLNKHMEKIVPERNISLAFYDCTTYYFESFDEDGFRERGMSKDNKRNETQVVMGLLIDTNGIPISYRLFKGNKHELHTMEEVIDDILNNYTIKEIIIVADRGLNSRANLEMIRGKGLNYIVGSKGSAVPKDLKEKKFNSSWNITSKAEAKYKSGYITSKRKVSHNDETYDELIIKKYSDVYKEREMFKQDKMLERAKKNIKDFTINSTTKSKSKYYKAVDNPKEKINIEIDEEKIKQEQENFGYFYIVTNKVEMNPADIMVAYKSLYKIEESFRILKTNLKARPVYHFKERRIRSHFLICYLALVIQRVLEYKLEEKNVEISTHEIINGLEGFVIDEIDYKVDKLYMISDKLFKSKINQDIFKIEKNVLLSNEISNIIKKM, via the coding sequence ATGTATATTAGTAAATCTAAAAGACCAAGTGGTAAGTATTTCATATCAATTGCTAAGGGGATTAGAGATCCTGAAACTAAGAAATCAAAAAAAATTCAGATTAAAGGTTTTGGTACTCATGATTTGGATTCTAAATCAGGTAAGAAAGCTCTTGTGCAAGCTGAAGCTGAGCTAAAAGAAATAATTAGACTAGATGAAGCTTCTCGAGGATTTGAAAACTTTGAAGATTTTATTGTATCCATGTCAAAAGATAAGCTTTCTCTTAAGCATAAAAATATTGGCTATCTACCATACTTAGAAATCTTTAACCAATTGAAATTACAAAGTTTCTTTTCTAAGATGGTCAAAGACTCTAAACTTGATTATTCTTTTAGCGATATGATGTTCTATCAAGTACTTGGTAGATTATTCAATCCTTCTAGTAAGCTTGAAGTAGCTACTAGAAAGGATGATTTCCTGTATGATTTTAATTTTGTAAATAACGATAATATTTATTCCTCTTTGGATGTTTTTTCTGGATTTAATAAACATAAATCTAAAGCGTTACAAGATGGCATTCAAGTCATAAACGATATGGAGATTCTCTTAGATACCGTTGATTCAGAGGCTAAAAAAATATTAGAAACTAACATAAACAATACCTCTCACGAATTAGAAGAACTAATAACGTCTTATGATAGTAATTTTGAAATGAATGAAAACAAACTTTTCAAACATCTCAATAAACATATGGAAAAGATTGTTCCAGAAAGAAATATATCTTTAGCCTTTTATGACTGCACAACCTATTACTTTGAGTCTTTTGATGAAGACGGTTTTAGAGAAAGAGGCATGAGTAAGGATAATAAAAGAAATGAAACACAAGTGGTTATGGGTTTATTAATAGACACAAATGGCATCCCTATTTCCTATAGGCTTTTCAAAGGCAACAAACATGAATTACATACCATGGAAGAGGTCATTGACGATATATTAAATAATTACACCATAAAAGAAATTATTATCGTTGCTGACAGAGGCTTAAATTCAAGGGCTAACTTAGAAATGATCCGTGGCAAAGGGCTTAACTACATTGTAGGTTCTAAGGGCAGTGCAGTGCCTAAAGATCTAAAAGAGAAGAAATTCAATTCATCTTGGAACATCACTTCTAAAGCCGAGGCTAAATATAAAAGCGGCTATATCACCAGTAAAAGAAAAGTGAGTCACAATGATGAAACCTATGATGAATTAATCATAAAAAAATATTCAGATGTCTACAAAGAACGGGAGATGTTTAAACAAGATAAAATGCTTGAAAGAGCGAAAAAAAATATAAAAGATTTTACAATTAATTCAACAACTAAATCTAAAAGCAAGTATTACAAAGCTGTTGATAATCCTAAAGAGAAAATAAACATTGAGATCGATGAAGAAAAAATTAAACAAGAACAAGAGAATTTCGGATATTTTTACATCGTTACCAATAAAGTAGAGATGAATCCAGCAGATATAATGGTGGCTTATAAATCCCTGTATAAAATTGAAGAGTCCTTCAGAATATTAAAAACAAATTTAAAAGCAAGACCTGTGTATCACTTTAAAGAACGAAGAATCCGGTCACATTTTTTAATTTGTTATTTGGCCTTAGTCATCCAGAGAGTATTAGAGTATAAATTAGAAGAGAAAAACGTTGAAATATCTACCCATGAAATAATCAATGGTCTAGAAGGGTTTGTTATAGATGAGATTGATTACAAAGTAGACAAATTATATATGATCTCAGACAAATTATTTAAGAGCAAAATAAACCAAGACATATTTAAAATTGAAAAGAATGTTCTACTGAGTAATGAAATCTCCAATATAATTAAAAAGATGTAG